In one Culex quinquefasciatus strain JHB chromosome 2, VPISU_Cqui_1.0_pri_paternal, whole genome shotgun sequence genomic region, the following are encoded:
- the LOC6041660 gene encoding aquaporin isoform X2, with translation MKKSTLDTISVLLAELTGTALLVMLGCMGCVGTLGWVPAHFELCINFGLVVMILVQVFGCVSGCHINPAVTAAAWVYEMVSTKMALMYVVAQLIGGFMGYGALKMLTPEETFTNALEKGAGFCVTSPNPKISLPQAVGIEFLATAVLTLVCCGVWDPRNAKHHDSVPLRFGFTIGCLAVAAGPYTGASMNPARSLGPVLWNGVWTAHWVYWVGPLAGAFITAFIYKTVFRREVPQEQGTANELTSLNAEK, from the exons ATGAAGAAGTCAACGCTGGACACCATCTCGGTTTTGCTGGCGGAACTGACCGGAACGGCCCTGCTAGTCATGCTGGGCTGCATGGGCTGCGTCGGCACTTTGGGCTGGGTTCCGGCCCACTTTGAGCTGTGCATCAACTTTGGCCTCGTGGTCATGATCCTGGTGCAGGTCTTTGGCTGCGTGTCCGGCTGTCACATCAACCCGGCCGTTACGGCGGCCGCGTGGGTCTACGAAATGGTGTCCACCAAG ATGGCCCTCATGTACGTGGTGGCTCAACTGATTGGAGGTTTCATGGGCTATGGAGCGCTGAAGATGTTGACGCCGGAGGAGACCTTCACGAATGCGTTGGAGAAGGGTGCTGGATTCTGTGTGACCAGTCCGAACCCCAAGATCTCGTTGCCTCAGGCTGTCGGTATCGAGTTTTTGGCCACTGCCGTGCTGACCCTGGTGTGCTGTGGCGTTTGGGATCCCCGAAATGCCAAGCACCACGATTCGGTGCCGCTGCGGTTTGGCTTCACCATTGGATGTTTGGCGGTGGCTGCG GGTCCCTACACTGGTGCCAGCATGAACCCGGCCCGCTCGCTCGGTCCCGTCCTGTGGAACGGTGTCTGGACGGCCCACTGGGTGTACTGGGTTGGTCCGCTGGCCGGTGCCTTCATCACGGCGTTCATATACAAGACCGTGTTCCGACGTGAGGTGCCCCAGGAACAGGGAACGGCCAACGAGCTGACGTCACTCAACGCGGAAAAGTAG
- the LOC6041660 gene encoding aquaporin isoform X1: MILKFSLQLITMKKSTLDTISVLLAELTGTALLVMLGCMGCVGTLGWVPAHFELCINFGLVVMILVQVFGCVSGCHINPAVTAAAWVYEMVSTKMALMYVVAQLIGGFMGYGALKMLTPEETFTNALEKGAGFCVTSPNPKISLPQAVGIEFLATAVLTLVCCGVWDPRNAKHHDSVPLRFGFTIGCLAVAAGPYTGASMNPARSLGPVLWNGVWTAHWVYWVGPLAGAFITAFIYKTVFRREVPQEQGTANELTSLNAEK; the protein is encoded by the exons atgattttgaaattctcCTTGCAGCTCATCACCATGAAGAAGTCAACGCTGGACACCATCTCGGTTTTGCTGGCGGAACTGACCGGAACGGCCCTGCTAGTCATGCTGGGCTGCATGGGCTGCGTCGGCACTTTGGGCTGGGTTCCGGCCCACTTTGAGCTGTGCATCAACTTTGGCCTCGTGGTCATGATCCTGGTGCAGGTCTTTGGCTGCGTGTCCGGCTGTCACATCAACCCGGCCGTTACGGCGGCCGCGTGGGTCTACGAAATGGTGTCCACCAAG ATGGCCCTCATGTACGTGGTGGCTCAACTGATTGGAGGTTTCATGGGCTATGGAGCGCTGAAGATGTTGACGCCGGAGGAGACCTTCACGAATGCGTTGGAGAAGGGTGCTGGATTCTGTGTGACCAGTCCGAACCCCAAGATCTCGTTGCCTCAGGCTGTCGGTATCGAGTTTTTGGCCACTGCCGTGCTGACCCTGGTGTGCTGTGGCGTTTGGGATCCCCGAAATGCCAAGCACCACGATTCGGTGCCGCTGCGGTTTGGCTTCACCATTGGATGTTTGGCGGTGGCTGCG GGTCCCTACACTGGTGCCAGCATGAACCCGGCCCGCTCGCTCGGTCCCGTCCTGTGGAACGGTGTCTGGACGGCCCACTGGGTGTACTGGGTTGGTCCGCTGGCCGGTGCCTTCATCACGGCGTTCATATACAAGACCGTGTTCCGACGTGAGGTGCCCCAGGAACAGGGAACGGCCAACGAGCTGACGTCACTCAACGCGGAAAAGTAG